The Babylonia areolata isolate BAREFJ2019XMU chromosome 17, ASM4173473v1, whole genome shotgun sequence genome has a window encoding:
- the LOC143291626 gene encoding short-chain dehydrogenase/reductase family 9C member 7-like gives MDLQPCAVVVGVYAGLVTLGAARRTVRLTTQPLTDALKLAAVGVAASYLCCPLLAALLVAVAAFCFYCSLPSPHLPADGKAVFITGCDRGLGQQLAVHLDSLGVTVYAGCLFPGGEGEKTLQATCSQRLRTVPLDVTDGAAVRAAADAVRRELGGKGLWGVVNNAGIMHIGALEVMSPDDIQKVIEVNFTGQLAVIRAFLPLLRRSRGRLVNVASNAGLAPVPFHVPYCASKAAVASLTECLRLELRPFGVQVSTIIPSGYRTGIMQNNYTATGDRWWAQADPEVQESYGRASFYPENKTKNYKEIMNPDFSGIVHKMTDALLEQSPKDIYYKGVLARSLPFLYLHTPTPIADLFLPAFVTWYKFDPPGARPPTTTTPTSTPTSQEGEKED, from the exons ATGGATCTGCAGCCATGcgcagtggtggtgggggtatacGCAGGCCTGGTGACGCTGGGAGCCGCACGCCGCACGGTGCGGCTGACCACACAGCCCCTGACGGACGCCCTCAAACTGGCCGCGGTGGGTGTGGCTGCGTCCTACCTGTGCTGCCCCCTGCTGGCCGCCCTCCTGGTGGCCGTGGCCGCATTCTGCTTCTACTgctccctcccctcgccccaccTCCCGGCCGACGGCAAGGCCGTGTTCATTACAG GCTGTGACAGGGGACTGGGACAACAGCTGGCCGTCCACCTGGACTCCTTGGGCGTCACCGTCTACGCCGGATGCCTCTTTCccggaggggaaggggagaaaaccCTCCAGGCCACGTGCTCCCAGCGCCTGCGGACGGTGCCCCTGGACGTGACCGATGGCGCGGCGGTCAGAGCGGCGGCCGACGCTGTGAGGAGAGAGCTGGGCGGGAAAG GTCTGTGGGGAGTGGTCAACAATGCCGGCATCATGCACATCGGAGCCCTGGAGGTCATGTCCCCTGACGACATCCAGAAGGTCATCGAGGTCAACTTCACAGGCCAGCTGGCTGTCATACGTGCATTCCTCCCCTTGCTGCGCCGCAGTCGGGGCCGCCTGGTCAACGTGGCCAGCAACGCag GGCTGGCCCCCGTGCCTTTCCACGTGCCCTACTGTGCCTCCAAAGCGGCGGTGGCCAGCCTGACAGAGTGCCTGCGACTGGAGCTGAGGCCGTTTGGCGTGCAGGTGTCCACCATCATCCCCAGTGGGTACCGCACAG gcatCATGCAGAACAACTACACGGCCACTGGGGATCGGTGGTGGGCCCAGGCTGACCCCGAGGTCCAGGAAAGCTACGGACGGGCCAGCTTCTACCCAGAGAACAAAACCAAAA ATTATAAAGAGATAATGAACCCTGACTTCTCCGGCATTGTGCACAAGATGACGGACGCGCTCCTGGAGCAATCGCCCAAGGACATCTACTACAAGGGTGTATTGGCacgctccctccccttcctctacctccacacccccacccccatcgccgACCTCTTCCTCCCGGCCTTTGTCACCTGGTACAAGTTCGATCCTCCAGGAGCcagaccacccaccaccaccacccctacctccacccctacctcccagGAAGGCGAGAAAGAGGACTGA